In Opitutaceae bacterium TAV5, one genomic interval encodes:
- a CDS encoding autotransporter yields MMGGMSFRTTTSFSRLFAVSAVVICLFPAPPPVSAASIGTVASGDWETASLWQGGVPTAADDVAIGGSPSVTITIGADVAAEARSVTIGRTNPGILVIDGSLVVGDSSTIGDDTTGAVTVSGAGFWQAGELTIGDGVAGTGTLTINGGLVTTGTNRTWLGRSLAGSSGTLILSDAGVLETGQIVRGPGAAAITFDNGILRATADEADFLSGFPAGSVTIQAGGASIDTNGHDIGISTSLSGNGALAKTGAGTLTLSGASVYTGMTTVSGGTLVVANDQALGPYAQNAYARVTGAASTLSIDPGIVLNKNVRLQDGGTLDNQGTLVGGLPVYITDGGGNVANTGTIRTGEASYEAAVAISNPDMNYLTNTGGVISSSRGNGVDASIGISITYEDTPGGPAGIINDSGVHLTNQNGGQILAPGGIAAYLSGGTQNVLVNTGGSLIEGDAGVYLESGTVTNSGGSTIRSSGSGWGYGVWLGVSTRAPRAATLENSGNSLIEGYRDGVYVENNASANHTVHNTGNSTIRSTSVTGGRAGVYVTSLGGAEGWGNGTVINDAGSTIEGRRWGVYVDGGGTVINSGTLTGALATNAQNAGVAFNLDTGLSISVTGTLTNSGAINGGVRFTNITGTVTNTGTIHGNVVMAASKINKVTLGIGSTIDGDLDIGTSTSSTLTLGGATGSQLYSEAVTGSTTFSGRLTKQDAGTWIIDRAFSSTQPVSITGGTLQVGNGGTDGSIAGNVTNGGILAFNRSDTLTFAGTISGSGALSQLGDGTTILTGANTYTGGTTVGAGVLRLGAAGALPAHGALALAGGTLDLDGFSTTLGTLLLTAGSILDFGAGHSGATTLTFLDSSALGWTDTLTLLNFNVGSDSLGFSSSAGLAISQLSLIRLDGYFASGLDSAGYVIFSAIPEPVTCTVLAGLGALALVIGLRRFRHPRRYPSAGLP; encoded by the coding sequence ATGATGGGCGGCATGAGCTTCCGTACTACCACATCCTTCTCCCGCCTTTTCGCGGTTTCTGCCGTCGTCATCTGTCTCTTTCCCGCCCCGCCTCCCGTTTCCGCCGCCAGCATAGGGACTGTCGCCAGCGGCGACTGGGAGACGGCCTCGCTCTGGCAGGGCGGCGTGCCGACTGCGGCGGACGATGTCGCCATCGGCGGTTCCCCGTCCGTCACGATCACAATCGGCGCCGACGTGGCCGCCGAGGCCAGGAGCGTTACCATCGGCAGGACCAATCCCGGCATCCTGGTCATCGACGGCTCCTTGGTAGTCGGCGATTCCAGCACGATCGGCGACGACACGACCGGCGCCGTCACCGTCAGCGGCGCCGGCTTCTGGCAGGCCGGCGAACTCACGATCGGCGACGGCGTTGCCGGCACCGGCACCCTGACGATCAACGGCGGCCTCGTGACCACCGGCACGAACAGGACCTGGCTGGGCCGTTCACTTGCCGGGTCCTCGGGCACGCTCATCCTCTCGGACGCCGGCGTCCTCGAAACCGGCCAGATCGTCCGGGGTCCGGGCGCGGCCGCGATCACGTTCGACAACGGCATCCTGCGCGCCACCGCAGACGAGGCGGATTTCCTTTCCGGCTTCCCGGCGGGCAGTGTGACGATCCAGGCCGGCGGCGCCTCCATCGACACCAACGGCCACGACATCGGCATTTCAACTTCCCTCTCCGGCAACGGCGCTCTCGCGAAGACCGGCGCGGGCACGCTTACCCTTTCGGGGGCCAGTGTCTACACCGGCATGACGACGGTTTCCGGCGGCACGCTCGTCGTCGCCAACGATCAGGCGCTCGGTCCCTATGCCCAGAATGCCTATGCCCGGGTAACCGGCGCCGCCTCCACTCTCTCCATCGATCCGGGCATCGTCCTGAACAAGAACGTTCGTCTGCAGGACGGCGGCACGCTGGACAACCAGGGCACGCTTGTCGGCGGCTTGCCCGTCTACATCACCGATGGCGGAGGCAACGTTGCCAATACCGGCACGATCCGCACCGGCGAGGCTTCCTACGAAGCCGCCGTGGCTATCTCCAACCCGGACATGAATTACCTGACCAACACGGGCGGCGTCATCTCGTCCTCCCGCGGCAATGGTGTGGACGCCTCCATCGGCATCAGCATTACCTATGAAGACACCCCCGGCGGCCCTGCCGGTATCATCAATGACAGCGGCGTCCATCTGACCAATCAGAACGGCGGACAAATTCTCGCTCCCGGCGGCATCGCCGCGTATCTCAGCGGAGGCACGCAAAACGTGCTCGTCAACACCGGCGGGAGTCTCATCGAAGGAGACGCCGGCGTGTACCTCGAATCCGGCACCGTCACCAACAGCGGCGGGAGCACCATCCGCAGCTCGGGGTCGGGGTGGGGATACGGGGTTTGGCTCGGCGTCTCGACCAGAGCCCCGCGTGCCGCCACGCTCGAGAACAGCGGGAACAGCCTCATCGAAGGTTACCGTGATGGCGTGTATGTCGAAAACAACGCTTCGGCCAACCACACCGTCCACAATACCGGCAACAGCACCATCCGCTCCACCAGCGTCACCGGCGGCAGGGCCGGGGTGTATGTGACCAGCCTCGGCGGGGCCGAAGGATGGGGCAACGGCACCGTGATCAACGACGCCGGTTCCACCATCGAAGGCCGGCGCTGGGGGGTGTATGTGGACGGCGGCGGCACGGTGATCAACAGCGGCACCCTCACCGGCGCCCTCGCCACCAACGCGCAGAACGCCGGCGTCGCCTTCAACCTCGACACCGGTTTGTCCATTTCCGTCACCGGCACCCTCACCAACAGCGGCGCCATCAATGGCGGCGTCCGGTTCACCAACATCACCGGCACTGTCACCAATACCGGCACGATCCACGGCAACGTGGTCATGGCCGCCAGCAAAATCAACAAGGTGACACTCGGCATCGGCTCGACCATCGACGGCGACCTCGACATCGGCACCTCTACGAGTTCGACGCTCACTCTCGGCGGCGCGACGGGCAGCCAGCTTTATTCCGAAGCGGTGACGGGCTCGACCACCTTCAGCGGCAGGCTCACCAAACAGGACGCGGGCACCTGGATCATCGACCGGGCGTTTTCCTCCACGCAGCCGGTATCCATCACCGGCGGCACCCTGCAGGTCGGCAACGGCGGGACTGACGGCTCCATCGCCGGCAATGTGACGAACGGCGGCATCCTCGCCTTCAACCGTTCCGACACCCTGACCTTCGCCGGAACCATCAGCGGCAGCGGCGCGCTCAGCCAGCTGGGCGACGGCACCACGATTCTGACCGGAGCCAACACCTACACCGGCGGCACGACGGTCGGGGCGGGCGTGCTGCGCCTCGGCGCGGCCGGCGCGTTGCCCGCCCACGGCGCACTCGCCCTGGCCGGCGGCACGCTCGATCTCGACGGGTTTTCCACCACGCTCGGCACGCTCCTCCTCACGGCCGGCTCCATCCTCGATTTCGGCGCCGGCCATTCCGGCGCCACCACGCTCACCTTCCTCGACAGTTCCGCGCTCGGCTGGACCGACACGCTCACCCTGCTCAACTTCAATGTCGGCTCCGACTCCCTCGGCTTCTCGTCCAGCGCCGGCCTTGCCATTTCGCAGCTCTCCCTCATCCGCCTCGACGGCTACTTCGCCTCCGGTCTGGATTCCGCCGGTTATGTGATTTTCTCCGCCATTCCCGAGCCTGTAACCTGCACCGTTCTCGCCGGCCTCGGTGCGCTCGCCCTCGTCATCGGCCTCCGCCGCTTCCGTCACCCGCGCCGCTACCCGTCCGCCGGTCTGCCGTAA
- a CDS encoding nucleotide pyrophosphohydrolase translates to MSAAIDDLRKTIARLRAPGGCPWDIEQTHASLVRCLIDEVSELIDTIDRHDLPHMREELGDVLIQVIFHAQIASETGAFDLDDVAREVNEKLIRRHPHVFGADRKLGTAADVLVKWEEIKAQEKKNGPAQSGLFKEQPPRLPALMYAEAIWKQIGKIGVGNKNLPVGDAADAAQIRAVAAHLDDERLGRHLFQLAAAARERGLDPEGALRRETDRIKTAVEAKVRDQNQTFLTTNGH, encoded by the coding sequence ATGAGCGCAGCCATCGACGACCTCCGCAAAACCATTGCCCGCCTCCGCGCCCCCGGCGGCTGCCCCTGGGATATCGAGCAAACCCACGCCAGCCTCGTCCGCTGCCTGATCGACGAGGTCAGCGAACTCATCGACACCATCGACCGGCACGATCTCCCGCACATGCGCGAGGAACTCGGCGACGTGCTCATCCAGGTCATCTTTCACGCGCAGATCGCTTCCGAAACCGGCGCGTTCGACCTCGATGACGTGGCGCGCGAGGTGAATGAAAAACTCATCCGCCGCCATCCGCATGTTTTCGGCGCCGACCGCAAACTCGGCACCGCCGCCGACGTCCTCGTGAAGTGGGAGGAGATCAAGGCGCAGGAAAAAAAGAACGGCCCTGCGCAATCCGGCCTCTTCAAGGAACAGCCGCCGCGCCTGCCTGCGCTCATGTATGCCGAGGCCATCTGGAAACAGATCGGGAAGATCGGCGTCGGGAATAAAAACCTGCCCGTCGGCGACGCCGCCGACGCTGCGCAGATCAGGGCCGTCGCCGCGCACCTCGACGACGAACGCCTCGGCCGGCACCTTTTCCAGCTCGCCGCCGCCGCCCGCGAGCGCGGCCTCGACCCCGAAGGCGCCCTCCGCCGCGAAACCGACCGGATAAAAACCGCCGTCGAGGCGAAGGTCCGGGACCAGAACCAAACCTTTTTAACCACTAATGGACACTAA
- a CDS encoding integrase, translating into MTGNAQQPAVPPAIVAGWLTPFLDHLARERRYSPYTVRNYRQAFEDFYRWLVASGLRKPADPDAGSAAPDDLAPDSLTPRDLRDFVIEGQRRFDRRTLHNHVSGLRAFYKYWLRHGRVTRNPLIGLALPKLEKRLPKFLTEQQMKLLLTGPQRLLENVSGITPFIAWRDRLAMELLYGGGLRVSELVALDYGRIDFTSGVARVLGKGQKERLCPLGKIALAVLVKWKNEYARDTSHAAPVLVTPAHTRMPVRQVQLMLKRYLALAGLPLDLSPHKLRHSYATHLLNAGADLRLVQELLGHASLNTTQIYTHVSVARLRDIYDKAHPRA; encoded by the coding sequence GTGACCGGGAACGCCCAACAGCCAGCCGTGCCGCCCGCCATCGTCGCCGGGTGGTTGACTCCTTTTCTCGATCACCTCGCCCGGGAACGCCGTTATTCGCCGTATACGGTTCGCAACTACCGCCAGGCGTTCGAGGATTTTTATCGCTGGCTCGTCGCCTCCGGCCTGCGCAAACCGGCCGATCCCGATGCCGGCTCCGCTGCCCCCGATGACCTCGCTCCCGACTCCCTCACGCCGCGCGATCTCCGCGACTTCGTGATCGAGGGACAGCGCCGTTTCGACCGCCGCACGCTCCACAATCACGTCTCCGGCCTGCGCGCGTTTTACAAATACTGGCTCCGGCACGGACGCGTCACCCGCAACCCGCTCATCGGCCTCGCGCTTCCCAAACTCGAAAAGCGGCTCCCGAAATTTCTCACCGAGCAGCAGATGAAGCTCCTGCTCACCGGCCCCCAGCGCCTGCTCGAAAACGTCTCCGGCATCACCCCCTTCATCGCCTGGCGCGACCGGCTGGCGATGGAGCTTCTTTACGGCGGCGGCCTGCGCGTCAGCGAACTCGTGGCGCTCGACTACGGCCGGATCGATTTCACCAGCGGCGTCGCGCGCGTCCTCGGCAAAGGTCAAAAAGAGCGCCTCTGCCCGCTCGGGAAAATCGCCCTCGCGGTGCTCGTGAAGTGGAAAAACGAATACGCCCGCGACACCTCGCACGCCGCCCCGGTGCTGGTGACGCCGGCGCACACGCGCATGCCCGTCCGCCAGGTGCAGCTCATGCTGAAACGTTACCTTGCGCTGGCCGGCCTCCCGCTCGATCTCTCGCCGCACAAGCTCCGGCACAGCTATGCCACGCACCTGCTCAACGCCGGCGCCGACCTCCGCCTCGTCCAGGAACTGCTCGGCCACGCCAGCCTCAACACCACCCAGATCTACACTCACGTCAGCGTCGCCCGCCTTCGCGACATCTACGACAAGGCGCATCCGCGGGCATAA
- a CDS encoding inositol monophosphatase: protein MMTPGQLHRLRRLLCSLQDSTRDALVAARRRPARHFAKVAAVTSADTIYAIDRVSEAAITAWFDRHWPAAEWPVQVVMEGIEDDDTPLTFPRGTPVNRTLLKVILDPIDGTRGIMYDKRSAWALAGAAPQRGARTHTGDIFVAAMSELPTSKHAVADQFSAVRGSGLVAERIDLATGQRKRWRPRPSQARDFDHGFASFARFFPEGKAWLSTLEENLWKQLGVFGRNGGQLVFDDQYISTGGQLCELIVGHDRMVADIRPIAFERLGLSGALACHPYDICTALLLREAGGVIEDPLGRPLRAPLDTTTPVSWIAWANPHLARLVRPVLRRLLAQGGM, encoded by the coding sequence ATGATGACTCCAGGACAGCTCCACCGCCTCCGTCGCCTGCTCTGCTCGCTCCAGGATTCCACGCGCGATGCCCTTGTCGCCGCCCGCCGCCGCCCGGCCCGCCATTTTGCCAAGGTCGCCGCCGTCACGTCGGCCGACACCATCTACGCCATCGACCGCGTCTCCGAAGCCGCCATCACCGCCTGGTTCGACCGGCACTGGCCCGCCGCCGAATGGCCCGTACAGGTCGTCATGGAAGGGATTGAGGACGACGACACCCCGCTGACGTTTCCGCGCGGCACACCGGTCAACCGCACGCTCCTGAAAGTGATCCTCGATCCGATCGACGGCACGCGCGGCATCATGTACGACAAACGCAGTGCGTGGGCGCTCGCCGGCGCCGCCCCGCAGCGCGGCGCGCGCACGCATACGGGCGACATTTTCGTCGCCGCCATGAGCGAGCTCCCCACGAGCAAGCACGCCGTCGCCGACCAGTTCAGCGCCGTGCGCGGCAGCGGCCTCGTCGCCGAGCGGATCGATCTCGCCACCGGACAACGCAAACGCTGGCGGCCGCGCCCTTCGCAGGCGCGCGATTTCGATCACGGTTTCGCCTCGTTCGCCCGGTTTTTTCCCGAAGGCAAGGCATGGCTCTCCACCCTCGAGGAAAACCTCTGGAAGCAACTTGGCGTTTTCGGCCGCAACGGCGGGCAGCTCGTCTTCGACGACCAGTACATCAGCACCGGGGGACAACTCTGCGAGCTCATCGTCGGCCACGACCGGATGGTCGCCGACATCCGGCCGATCGCCTTCGAACGGCTCGGCCTGAGCGGCGCGCTCGCCTGCCATCCTTACGATATCTGCACCGCGCTTCTCCTGCGCGAGGCCGGCGGCGTGATCGAGGACCCGCTGGGGCGTCCGCTGCGCGCGCCGCTCGATACGACCACGCCGGTTTCGTGGATCGCCTGGGCCAACCCGCACCTCGCCCGCCTCGTGCGGCCGGTGCTGCGGCGGTTGCTGGCCCAGGGGGGGATGTAA
- a CDS encoding polyphosphate glucokinase (catalyzes the phosphorylation of glucose using polyphosphate or ATP as the phosphoryl donor), with the protein MNVLGIDIGGSALKGAPVNTKTGKLLAQRHRIATPDALSPVEMAGQICQLAAHFKWKGPIGIGFPGVIQSNVIRTSANLHKDFIDCHAGKLFSKATKQRVELVNDADAAGLAEVAFGAGKGKRGTILMLTFGTGVGSALFLDGLLYPNTEFGHLRHKGKSYEKFVSAGAREKKDLPFKKWAPRVSDYINELETLTWPELIIIGGGISSEHAKWFKHLKLRAPVVPARFLNEAGIVGAALNAARA; encoded by the coding sequence ATGAACGTCCTCGGCATTGATATCGGCGGCTCCGCGCTCAAGGGCGCGCCCGTGAACACCAAAACAGGAAAACTCCTCGCGCAGCGTCACCGCATCGCCACGCCCGACGCCCTGTCGCCCGTCGAAATGGCCGGCCAGATCTGCCAGCTCGCCGCGCATTTCAAATGGAAGGGCCCCATCGGCATCGGCTTCCCCGGGGTCATCCAGTCCAACGTCATCCGGACCTCCGCCAATCTCCACAAGGACTTCATCGACTGCCACGCCGGCAAGCTCTTCTCGAAAGCGACGAAGCAGCGCGTGGAGCTGGTCAACGACGCCGACGCCGCCGGCCTCGCCGAAGTCGCCTTCGGCGCCGGCAAGGGCAAGCGCGGCACGATCCTCATGCTCACGTTCGGCACCGGCGTGGGCAGCGCGCTCTTCCTCGACGGCCTCCTCTACCCCAACACCGAATTCGGCCACCTCCGCCACAAGGGGAAGTCCTACGAAAAATTCGTCTCGGCCGGTGCGCGGGAGAAGAAGGATCTTCCGTTCAAAAAATGGGCTCCCCGCGTCAGCGACTACATCAACGAACTGGAAACGCTGACCTGGCCGGAGCTGATCATCATTGGCGGCGGCATCAGCTCCGAGCACGCAAAGTGGTTCAAGCACCTGAAACTGCGCGCTCCCGTCGTGCCGGCCCGCTTCCTCAACGAGGCGGGCATCGTCGGCGCCGCGCTCAACGCCGCCCGCGCCTGA
- a CDS encoding peptidylprolyl isomerase has protein sequence MPNVISFHYTLRGPDGRVLDTSIGGQPLSYLEGAGQIIEGLEEALRELACGTRTSVHVPAARAYGERDDAQVQRVPRNQLPVEGEIRVGDQFQTGPEAWDPVVTVQAVEGDDVLLDANHPLAGLDLTFDVEVVSTRPATPGETENPGQIVAGPDGHPGAGCGNPDCGCH, from the coding sequence ATGCCCAACGTCATTTCCTTTCATTACACGCTGCGCGGCCCCGATGGACGCGTCCTCGACACCTCCATCGGCGGACAGCCGCTCTCGTACCTGGAAGGCGCCGGGCAGATCATCGAAGGGCTCGAGGAGGCCCTCCGTGAACTCGCCTGCGGCACGCGGACCAGCGTCCACGTCCCCGCCGCCCGCGCCTACGGCGAGCGCGACGATGCCCAGGTGCAGCGCGTGCCGCGCAACCAGCTTCCCGTCGAAGGCGAAATCCGCGTCGGCGACCAGTTCCAGACCGGCCCCGAAGCCTGGGATCCCGTCGTCACCGTCCAGGCCGTCGAGGGCGACGACGTGCTCCTCGATGCCAACCACCCGCTCGCCGGGCTCGACCTGACGTTCGATGTCGAGGTGGTCTCCACCCGCCCCGCCACGCCCGGCGAGACCGAAAACCCCGGGCAGATCGTCGCCGGGCCGGATGGCCACCCGGGCGCCGGATGTGGCAACCCCGATTGCGGATGTCATTGA
- a CDS encoding glucose-inhibited division protein A yields MPVTHEPDVLVIGAGPAGIGAALAAARNGVKVLLVERYGFLGGNLTAAMVNPMFTFHDIHGEQVIRGIAGELVERLVALTASPGHVTDLTFDNASMTPFDPEGMKLVLFDMMEEAGVELLLHSTFVDAVAEGGRVRHVIVENKSGRQAIRPKFVIDCSADADVVARVGAPFVKGRESDGAMQPVTLFYRIGGVNYATLRGWMKANRDLLKDSPSDGEIDSNGTLAFLGLSDLVKKAMQAGEYPEEAAPRILMYQLPNDGQIAVNCTRLQGIDGTRVEDLTRAEIATRRQAWQIHRFLRKHVGGFGNSYIVDTGVQVGVRETRRIVGDYTMTEDDVLASRAFPDGIACGTFAIDIHPPDGKQQIFTGSGRAVYEIPYRSLLPQSMDNLLVAGRCISATHHAFGSVRVMATAMAVGQGAGTAAALAVKTGVTSRVVSTGEVRSLLLQQGQYLLKAGAPSITEENLRLKRTQGAGVRAGHHNPFMNPSCGVETDKESL; encoded by the coding sequence GTGCCGGTGACGCATGAGCCGGACGTGCTGGTGATCGGCGCCGGTCCGGCGGGCATCGGTGCCGCGCTGGCGGCGGCGCGAAACGGCGTGAAGGTGCTGCTGGTGGAGCGTTACGGTTTTCTCGGAGGAAACCTGACGGCGGCGATGGTGAATCCGATGTTCACGTTTCACGACATCCATGGCGAACAGGTCATCCGGGGAATCGCGGGCGAGCTGGTAGAGCGGCTGGTGGCGTTGACCGCCTCGCCGGGACACGTGACGGACCTGACATTCGACAACGCCTCGATGACCCCGTTCGACCCGGAGGGGATGAAGCTGGTGTTGTTTGACATGATGGAGGAGGCCGGAGTGGAGCTTTTGTTGCACAGCACGTTTGTTGACGCGGTGGCGGAAGGCGGCCGGGTGCGGCATGTGATCGTCGAGAACAAGTCCGGCCGGCAGGCGATCCGTCCGAAATTCGTGATCGACTGCTCGGCGGACGCAGACGTGGTGGCGAGGGTCGGCGCACCGTTTGTGAAGGGACGGGAAAGCGACGGAGCGATGCAGCCGGTGACGCTCTTTTACCGGATCGGCGGGGTGAACTACGCCACCCTGCGTGGCTGGATGAAGGCAAACCGCGATCTGCTGAAGGACTCGCCGAGTGACGGGGAGATCGACTCGAACGGGACCCTGGCGTTTCTCGGGCTTTCCGATCTGGTGAAGAAGGCGATGCAGGCGGGCGAGTATCCTGAGGAAGCGGCGCCGAGGATTCTGATGTATCAACTTCCCAATGACGGTCAGATCGCGGTGAACTGCACGCGTCTGCAAGGGATCGACGGGACGCGGGTGGAGGATTTGACGAGGGCGGAGATTGCGACGCGGCGGCAGGCATGGCAGATCCATCGTTTTCTCCGCAAGCATGTCGGCGGGTTCGGGAACAGCTACATCGTCGATACCGGCGTGCAGGTGGGGGTAAGGGAAACGCGACGCATTGTCGGAGACTATACGATGACGGAGGACGACGTGCTGGCCAGCAGGGCGTTCCCCGACGGGATCGCGTGCGGGACGTTCGCGATCGACATTCATCCGCCGGATGGAAAGCAGCAGATTTTCACCGGTTCCGGCAGGGCTGTGTACGAGATTCCGTATCGCAGCTTGCTGCCTCAGAGCATGGATAATCTGCTGGTGGCGGGTCGTTGTATTTCGGCGACGCATCATGCGTTCGGTTCGGTCCGTGTGATGGCAACGGCGATGGCCGTTGGTCAGGGCGCAGGAACAGCGGCGGCGCTGGCGGTGAAAACAGGAGTGACATCCCGAGTGGTGAGCACTGGCGAAGTGAGATCACTTCTGCTGCAGCAAGGACAGTATTTGCTGAAAGCCGGTGCGCCATCGATCACGGAGGAAAATTTACGGTTGAAGCGCACACAGGGTGCGGGCGTGCGCGCAGGGCATCACAATCCGTTTATGAACCCTTCCTGCGGAGTGGAGACAGACAAAGAATCTCTTTGA
- a CDS encoding alpha-N-arabinofuranosidase: MQSPLAPPLRPSAWQASVAVDVRETFGVIEPEIYGQYFEHVQESEQCIYPAVWDDRSPLSDERGLRKDVVAAAREMAVPVVRWPGGCFADVYHWENGIGPREKRPVLPNRHWGGTESHRFGTDEFLAWSRQAGSKPYLNVNLGSGTLDEALRWLEYCNGDKDTEQGRRRAANGHAEPYAVRYWGIGNETWAPWETGQMDAATYARTLAEWAAAMKRQDPSIRILAVGSSAGNDPEWDRKVLASAGELIDCLTLHIYASSTQDVADEYDAVVFTPGYFDFQIRKMLRAIDEARAEGVLKKEVRISIDEWNIRHFATGKGEFHDSLRRRDPRNVEDAMFVAGALNVMLRHCPRVAMANYVFLVNGHAPLLVNRDRVVRTPLFHVFRQYTKWMRGTSLRTITQCPVVKTPPPRMGGMSDTAYPEGYDRQEASLLDSAAALHDDGTIVLSLVNRHRSDPAEVALRLPAGYRVKRSWTLGHEDPKAANDFENPDRVVPIEKDAGETVSSWICAPKTVVLLSCGKDN, translated from the coding sequence ATGCAATCCCCTCTCGCGCCTCCGCTCCGTCCCTCCGCTTGGCAGGCAAGCGTGGCTGTTGATGTGCGCGAGACGTTCGGCGTGATCGAGCCGGAGATTTACGGCCAGTATTTCGAGCATGTGCAGGAATCCGAACAATGCATCTATCCCGCCGTGTGGGATGACCGGTCGCCGCTGTCCGACGAGCGGGGATTGCGCAAGGACGTGGTCGCGGCAGCCCGGGAGATGGCCGTGCCGGTCGTGCGCTGGCCGGGCGGCTGTTTCGCGGACGTGTACCATTGGGAAAACGGAATCGGCCCGCGGGAAAAGCGGCCCGTGTTGCCGAACAGACACTGGGGCGGCACGGAGTCGCACCGGTTCGGGACCGACGAGTTTCTGGCATGGTCGCGGCAGGCGGGGAGCAAACCGTATCTCAACGTCAACCTCGGCTCGGGCACGCTCGACGAGGCGCTGCGCTGGCTGGAATATTGTAACGGCGACAAGGATACGGAACAGGGCAGGCGTCGCGCGGCGAACGGCCATGCGGAGCCTTACGCCGTGCGGTATTGGGGAATCGGCAACGAGACATGGGCTCCGTGGGAAACGGGGCAGATGGACGCGGCGACATATGCGAGGACGCTGGCGGAGTGGGCGGCGGCGATGAAAAGACAGGACCCTTCCATCAGGATTCTCGCGGTGGGTTCGAGTGCGGGCAACGATCCGGAATGGGACCGGAAGGTGCTGGCCAGCGCCGGCGAACTGATCGACTGCCTGACGCTGCACATTTACGCCAGCTCCACGCAGGATGTGGCGGATGAATACGACGCGGTGGTTTTCACGCCGGGTTATTTCGATTTCCAGATCAGGAAGATGCTGCGGGCGATCGACGAGGCCCGGGCCGAAGGCGTTTTGAAGAAGGAGGTGCGAATCTCGATCGACGAGTGGAACATCCGCCACTTCGCGACGGGCAAGGGGGAATTCCACGACAGCCTGCGGCGCAGGGATCCGCGCAACGTGGAGGACGCGATGTTTGTGGCGGGCGCGTTGAACGTGATGCTGCGGCATTGTCCGCGCGTGGCGATGGCGAATTACGTGTTCCTCGTGAACGGTCACGCGCCGTTGCTCGTCAACCGGGACCGGGTGGTCAGGACGCCCCTGTTTCATGTCTTCCGGCAATACACCAAATGGATGCGGGGAACCTCGCTCAGGACCATCACGCAATGCCCGGTCGTGAAGACTCCCCCTCCCCGCATGGGCGGGATGTCCGACACGGCGTATCCGGAAGGTTATGACAGGCAGGAGGCTTCCCTGCTGGACTCCGCGGCGGCATTGCACGACGACGGCACGATCGTGCTGAGCCTGGTCAACCGGCACCGTTCGGACCCGGCGGAGGTCGCGTTGAGGCTGCCCGCGGGCTATCGCGTGAAGCGCTCCTGGACGCTGGGGCACGAAGACCCCAAGGCAGCCAACGATTTTGAAAATCCCGACAGGGTGGTGCCGATCGAGAAGGACGCAGGCGAAACGGTTTCCTCGTGGATCTGTGCTCCGAAGACGGTGGTGCTGCTTTCCTGCGGCAAGGACAACTGA
- a CDS encoding AraC family transcriptional regulator, whose amino-acid sequence MRLTKTEGFCDVIDRLVVDQAACPLLKEQGVLEAGITHAGSGWCFVRPAPVYGLVIATISGTGLVVCNDGWQEAGRESVYIMPPGMAHGYRVCQRAREWKYAWAKFETTEMCPELFRHKTPALLSAASYSLEAAIGGLFTEVTRGNSPQLVGIWCDLIRASLTNLTDRRTSYSRIEKLWVMVARRLEENRDLETLAAEAHVSREHLRRLCQQHYGCSPRHRLTQLRLRKSCELLLLTDNTLEMIAERVGFSDAFCFSKAFAREYGASPSKYREKARAAAKESGMV is encoded by the coding sequence ATGCGATTAACCAAAACAGAGGGTTTTTGTGATGTGATCGACCGGCTGGTGGTGGACCAGGCGGCGTGTCCGTTGTTGAAGGAACAGGGGGTGCTCGAAGCGGGGATCACGCACGCAGGCAGCGGGTGGTGTTTTGTCCGGCCCGCACCGGTTTACGGGTTGGTGATTGCGACAATCTCGGGCACGGGTCTGGTCGTCTGCAACGATGGCTGGCAGGAGGCGGGCCGGGAAAGCGTTTACATCATGCCGCCTGGCATGGCGCACGGCTACCGGGTATGCCAGCGAGCGCGCGAATGGAAATACGCCTGGGCAAAATTTGAAACGACGGAAATGTGCCCGGAGCTTTTCCGGCACAAAACCCCGGCATTGTTGTCGGCGGCCTCCTATTCTCTGGAGGCGGCTATTGGGGGGCTGTTCACGGAAGTGACGCGGGGGAATTCGCCACAGCTGGTCGGAATCTGGTGCGACCTGATCCGGGCTTCGCTGACGAATCTCACGGACCGGCGGACCAGCTATTCACGAATCGAAAAACTGTGGGTAATGGTCGCGCGACGGCTTGAAGAGAATCGGGACCTGGAAACTCTGGCAGCGGAGGCGCATGTCAGCAGGGAACATTTGCGGCGGCTTTGCCAGCAACACTACGGTTGCAGTCCGCGTCACCGTCTGACGCAGCTCCGGCTGCGAAAATCCTGCGAACTGCTGCTGCTGACAGACAACACGCTCGAGATGATCGCGGAGCGGGTGGGCTTCAGCGACGCGTTTTGTTTCAGCAAGGCGTTCGCCCGGGAATACGGGGCGTCACCGTCAAAATACCGGGAAAAAGCGAGGGCGGCGGCCAAGGAATCGGGCATGGTGTAG